The Nicotiana tabacum cultivar K326 chromosome 5, ASM71507v2, whole genome shotgun sequence sequence ttggtttataaACAACTTAATAGCTGACTTGGAGTTGGGAGATGGAGCTGGATTAATAGTTATGTCTAATATGCAAAAGGTACTTTACTTCATCTTATTCTGTTTTATCTTTCTACTTCttatttctgtttttgttttaGCTTTCTGATTTCTGACATCATGAGTCAAAAGCTTCTCATTAGTTATCTGTTTTCTGTTTTAGTTTTCTGAtttctgttttagctttctgATTTCTGTTGATTTCTGTTTTATCTACATTCTGTTTTAGCTTTTGATTCATTGTAGTTTTGTAGGGTTTGGTACCAAGCATTCAAGAGTTACTACAAAATTGTGAGCATCGAATGTGTGCTAGGCATATATGGTCTAACTAGTCAAAAACTTGGAGAGGTGAGGAGATGAGAAAGCAATTCTAGAGGTGTTCTAAGGCTTGTTTTGAGGTGAAGTTGAAAGAAGAACTGGCTGCTTTGGGGCAGTGATAGAGAAAGGGGAAAGAGTGTTAATACAAGCACAACCAGTGGCAGAGGAAGGGGAAACAACACTAGTTTTGGTAGGGGTGCATTTCCAAATGCACCTCTACCAACTGCTCCTAGAAAACTTACTGTTGGGGTtaaaagaacaagaagaagatgTGTTGAATCTGCAACACCATCTGATGGACATAAGAGGTCAAGAAATGTTGGTTTTGGATGTTACACCAACTGGAATGACTATCATTAATGTAAGGACTGTCTATTCACAACTTCATTTTGTTATTACTACCATTTGTTAAAACTGATTTATGTGTCTTTTATGTCAATTTCAGCCAGGTAGTTCGGGTGAAAGAGTTGTATCATATGGGACCAAGGATGTAAAGGATACCAGTGCAGTCAATATCGATCTTGGATTTAAACCTCCTGGCCTTAAGTTTAAAGCAAAAATGCTATAACTACTTCCCAGCTACAACAACTAAGTGCAAACAAGAGAAGCCAAAATGGAACTTCAGCAACTACCTCTTCAGTTGCAAGTCCAGCCCCTCCAGCGCCATAGTTGTGTTATAGTTGTGTTAGGATTGTGCtattttggatttcagctcaTGTATTTTGCTAAGTATCCAAACTTGgattgattattttgtcttttttGGGCCAGTTCAGGTATTTTGCTAGTTGTTTGGAATTGTTGAAAACACTTTAGCTGGAATGCAATTTAAATGCGTTGGTAGCATTCTATTTAATGCAATTTAAATGCCTCTGTTTAAACACTTTAGCTAGTAACATCAAACTGCAGAAAAATTGCATTCAGTTTAAACAAATGCATTCAGTTGGTAACATCAAACTGCAGAAGTTGTTTCATTTCATTGAAGTAAGGCCACATGCCACAATTACATCCAAAAACACTAGATATACCCAAAATATATCTACCACCACTACAAACTACCCACAAAATACTTCAAACACCAGCGAAATACAGCAACTTCAATGACTAACGACACAGTAGCAGACCCAAATAATCAGCATCGTTACTGTAATATAAGCCAATTTCTTCCTCCTTGTTCTTGCTCGAgccctttcttcttcaaaagcttTGACCCTGTTCAGTAAACCCCAAATAACCCTATTCGCTTGGCTAGGAAACTCGTCGTCAACTCACTTAAAATAATTACATCCACCTTTGTCCTTCAAAAAAATTCATTCAAACTAAAATTAGCCCAAAAATAACAGgactaaaaattaattaattgtagTTAATTATCACTTACCTTTTCAATTTTGCATCTATAGAACCTCCTTCGAGGATTAGATGGAGTCCATGAAGTTTTCAATTGACATTCATGACCACACCGACATGAATCGACTCTTGCTTTGAGAGACATAATAGAGAGCTTATTAAGCCAAGATTCGAACACAATTTGGAGAGAAGAATAGAAATTTTAAACAAAATCAAGAAAAGAGTGAAGAAATAGGGCTGGATTTTTGGGGAATGGTGAAGAATTAGGGCTGGTAAGAGGGAGGATGGTCTAATTATATTATTGGAGAAAGGAGGGATTTTACcgtttattgtactgttaatagACTTTTTGTCAGCATATTTCTGCTGTTCATGCGCTCAAATGCAGTGATATTCACATTATTTGCCATGCCAGTCGGATGTGTTAAATTGGTGCAGTAAAAATATAGTAAAAGTGTTTCGGTGAAAAATGGCTTAGTTGAGGTGTTCAAGTGAACTTTCTTTAATAGTTTAAGTGTCTGTCTATCTAttctgcctttttttttttttactttttaaatgtAGCCACCCATCCAATTAGTTAAATTAGAAATGATCTGATCGTTATGTAATATATATTTAATCTATATACTTTTTAACTCTGCATATAATTAgtagtataatatatacatatatatatatatatatatatatatatatatatatatataattttaaaaataaataataaattcgaCATTTGTGTGGAATTGTGAACGGACAGGGCCCGAAACTTGGCCCGCTCTTAATCACAAAAATAGAAGAATATGCTTTCTTTGTAGCTTGTTTCGAAAGTGCAAAATAAAAAGCCCTAGCTCTCTCTCTCACGCAGCAGCTGTAGATACATGCGAAGCCCATTCCTGCAAATAACAGTACATGGGGTTTTGTCGTTTAGCTTGAAATACCCACACAGAAAAGGTTTGTCCCTTGATTTATATCTTGAATTCTCCAAACCCTAAATTTTCATTTCTAATTTCAAGAACCTGGGTTATATTTTGTTCAAATTTCACCTTTCCAATTTCAAAATAATAAGTAAGGGGATGGTCAATTTCTTTTTTCGCCTGATTAAAGTTTCTTGGAGTAATAAATTTGAATATGTATTCGTTTTGTTTCAGGTTAAATACAATGGACTTAAATGGGAAAAGTTCACCGCAAGATAATGTTGATTCGAAGGGGGCATTCCGTAAGCTCTCCAATGATGCAGCTAACAGGAAATACAGGCGTCGCTCTCCTGTTGGTGGTGGTTCCTCATCGTCTGACGGTTAGTGTTTTAATTAACAGAAATTTTATGCtattaaaataattagaaaaagaaaacattatTCAGACCCTGTTTTGATTCCCTAAATGTTTTACTAATAGTTTCACTTTGTCACACGCCCTTGCTTCTGTGTAGCTGCGGGATGCTTATAGTAAAGCTCCGCCTGTGTCAGTTTCTCCAAAATTGTATTGGAATGAAGTGGACACTAATAGTGAGGAGTGAGTGGAGAGAATTTATAGAATCTCGTGGGATTGATCGATTAATCGAAAAGAAGTTCTGTAGTAATTAATGTTtgatgcatattttgtgattgaATTTTCAAGCAATATTGCAATCTCTACCATGTATATAAAAGCCATAATCTGCAGTCTAATAGCCTCTTGCTGATTTCGCCTTGGAGCAGGATGTGTATTTTTGCTATGCTCCCTCCTTTGTCCCATTACCAACATCATGCTGCTCTTATATTTTGCTAAATGGCATTTATAACGCCAAATAATAATTCTATTTTCAGAACTCTTGCTCATTGCACAAAATTCGCTCTTTTTGGTTACAAAAATTAAAGTGACTTTGATCTTCTCCCAGCAATTGTTTGTCGTATTTTCAGTCTTTACTGTTCAAGAGGTTGTTTAGTTTAGTCAAGTCAAATGGGAACCTCTCAGGATTTGGCATTAGAATGCATGTTAGTCTAAGAGTATAACGGgggagaaaaaaaattatttggagatttTGGGTTTTTAGGTTTGCTCGAGGTGACTAATATCAATTTGGGTTCTGTCTTGCGTCAAATTAGGCTTTTGTATTTAATACTGTACGCCATGATTGATGTAGCAAGTACAATAAGAGAGACTAGTCTCTAgatacgcgctttgcgcgtgaaCCCTAATTTAATGAGTATAcgatttttaaaattatttaactacAATATTAAATAACGTATTtgagttttaaaataaaaatttaaagaaagaaagaaagcatCCGATGATTACTTTGTGTATAAATTAAAAGTTAGTTATTTTTCTCCTCATTAGTTTGACTTTGTTTATGGAACAatcagttttaatttttttttttggtttaactGGAAAATTTTATTCAAGCAAATTAAGCATGTACAAGACACCCGCTCATTGGACTATAGAGACAGATCTaccaaaaataaccaaaactTCTGCTAAGTATTCTTATGCCAAAACTTTCACACTACTAATTAGCCTCAATTTTAATCTAAGACGTACAATTTTTTTGGAAATAATTCTCTATTTTCTTTATAAGTATGGTTCTAGCAAAATAAGTATTAACTTGAATATATTACATATTCACATAAGTAATAAAAAGCGTAACAACATAAATAGAAACAATATGAatgagaaataaaattaaaaaaaaaatatacctTTAAATCCGATCTTAATCGGCACACACTACATTTCGCTAAGGGagcttcgtgcttttaatatagtatagatatagatagcgGGATGCGTGTGTACCCATCTCaatgaataaaaatatttaaaaattacattAATAGTTTGTTTAGTAATTTTCATAAAGTATTACTATAAGATACAGTATATGCTTTATGGCTTTTTTATACGACTAAAAAGAACTTTTGTTGTCTTTATTTTATTGTTCAATATACTAAGCATCTTATATGTATCACTAGGAATAATCTGTGCATACACAATGTGCATATATGATGTATCAAAGAGTATACCATttctaaaaatcataaaaatattattaaaaatatgtcttagttataaattaaaatttgaaaaaagttTAAActcctgaaaataataagaatatTGATCTTATTTAGCTAACTCAATAAAGGAAGAACCGCAATAATATTCTAGTCCTTCTATGATCTTTATACTTATTTGAGGAAATATATAACTTGCAAATCAAGGCTGAGTGTCACAAGTCTGCGCAGTTCTAACTAAGAAGATGTAGAGATATCTTTGACATGAGGAACATTAGAATTATGACCACATGAAATAGTGTTTGGCAAAATGGATTAAAAAAACAGTTATCCATCCATATTATCCACTGAAAAATGAGTTgagataatgaactttttaaaaagggtcaaatatgaccaatgagtttaacttttacattttgCAAAGACTCAAGGGTTcttcaagtttgggagactaggaattctcccaaaagtgatcatattcaagaaatcATGGATATCCATATCGTCCGCCGGTTAATCCATTTTCTATCGGTATTAAGTATGGGTTGAGTCGGATAATTTATTCGTTTTccattacccgttttcgacccgCTCATATTCGactgcaccccccccccccccccgcttgTCAGCCCTAACATGATATAACTATCTTTAAGCTTCTTTCCTACAAATATATCGTTCATTGCTGTTACTTATTCTTTATCATGGTAATGATAATACTAAAAAAAAACACGAccgaaatgaaaaaaaagaatcaaTATCAAATTCGATCCAATTCTTTCTACTTTGTAATTGTCATTTGGAATCCTCACCTTAAAGAAATAGGTTTTCAAAAAATTCACACGTTAGGTCATATATACTACGTGATTatgttttactttatattttttaagGTACTCTTTATGTTTAATCTGTTAGTGAGAAAACCATGCAAATAACAATTTATCTCTTCAGAAGCCAGCTGGGAGACTATTGGTTAATTGTTTAGTAGTTTCATGTTTTGTTTCAGATCTATGCTTTGTTTGTGAAGGACAGAATGGAAGGTAAAGGAAGAGAAATTGTACTACTACTTATTCTCTTGTTTGGTAAAGTCAGGGAAGGGAGAGAAAGGAAAAAGTAGCAAACTTTCTCCCCCTTGAGAAAATATTGATATTCTATACTAATATCTCAAAAAAGCTACTAATCACAATTTATTTCTAGACCTAACAATAAATACGTTATTTCTAGAGAAGATATAGCGATATTGCTTAAGAATTATAACTTACATATCCTATGCCAGCATTTATATTCACGTTCAGGTGTATATGTATAAGCTGGCATGTGATTTTGCTTCTCAACTATCCTATCTTTGATTGTAGGGAGCCCTGCCCGCCAGAGGAGCTCTAGTCCTATCCCATCAAGGAAGGATGAATGGCGACATAAGGATGATGATTTAGATAGGAATTCCAGTAGACAGGGTCGCATAGGTGAATCTCACAGGCAGTCTGATCGACAATCTTCTAGGAGTTCTCGCAGTCACCACAGGAACGAGGATTATTCCAGGCATGACAGGCATACTGATGATGATGATAGAGGATATTCAAAGCTATCCTCTCATTCTCATCGTGACTCTAGAGTGAATGATTATTCTAATAACTCCAGGCGAGATAATGATCATAGATCAAGAGTCTGCCCACGTGACATTGACAAACACTACCGAGGTAGGTATGATGATTCAGGGCATAGAAGCAAGGACCGGGAGAGAGAAACTTCATCATTCAAAGACAGAGATCCATCATTTGATAGAGTAGGATCAGGTAGGCGTTATAATAACTCTAGCATTGACGATAGTAGATACAGGGAAAGGGATAGGTATAAGGAGTGTAGAGACAGCCGAGATGAGAAGGGGGACCGTAGGAGCGATCACAAAAGTGATAATTTACCTGCTTATGAGGACTCTAGAAGCAACCGAAATGAGTCAAATTCAAGAAAAGACAGTTCTAGGCATCGGCTGAAGGAAGCTCCACAATTTGATGAAATGGTGTTGGATAGTGAGAAATACACtaaagaggaaaagaagaaatatGAAGACCGTGATCAGTACAAGGAGAGAAGCTACTACAGAGAAACAAAGGAGAAATTTGAAGACAGAAATGTTGAGTTTGGTAAAGGGCGAGAGTCTCCAGCTAAGAAGTCAAAGTTCTCAGGCATGGACCGGAGTTCAGAGCAGGGAATAGATGGTATTAAGCATCTTATTCTTCTTCCTGGACAGTATCATTTATGTTATAATTGCACTCTTTATTTTTCAGGTAT is a genomic window containing:
- the LOC107771131 gene encoding uncharacterized protein LOC107771131 isoform X2, yielding MDLNGKSSPQDNVDSKGAFRKLSNDAANRKYRRRSPVGGGSSSSDGSPARQRSSSPIPSRKDEWRHKDDDLDRNSSRQGRIGESHRQSDRQSSRSSRSHHRNEDYSRHDRHTDDDDRGYSKLSSHSHRDSRVNDYSNNSRRDNDHRSRVCPRDIDKHYRGRYDDSGHRSKDRERETSSFKDRDPSFDRVGSGRRYNNSSIDDSRYRERDRYKECRDSRDEKGDRRSDHKSDNLPAYEDSRSNRNESNSRKDSSRHRLKEAPQFDEMVLDSEKYTKEEKKKYEDRDQYKERSYYRETKEKFEDRNVEFGKGRESPAKKSKFSGMDRSSEQGIDGMDPASAVDGKLSSSSKQGQGPNSELALEQGVKDSDIDAAKVAAMKAAELVNRNLIGTGIMTADQKKKLLWGNKKTTTDTEESTHRWDTSLFGDRERQEKFKKLMGVKGDVKTENKPVIHDAEKQRELQMDLEKQYTAGLRRRDGRTVGLGL
- the LOC107771131 gene encoding uncharacterized protein LOC107771131 isoform X1, with translation MDLNGKSSPQDNVDSKGAFRKLSNDAANRKYRRRSPVGGGSSSSDGSPARQRSSSPIPSRKDEWRHKDDDLDRNSSRQGRIGESHRQSDRQSSRSSRSHHRNEDYSRHDRHTDDDDRGYSKLSSHSHRDSRVNDYSNNSRRDNDHRSRVCPRDIDKHYRGRYDDSGHRSKDRERETSSFKDRDPSFDRVGSGRRYNNSSIDDSRYRERDRYKECRDSRDEKGDRRSDHKSDNLPAYEDSRSNRNESNSRKDSSRHRLKEAPQFDEMVLDSEKYTKEEKKKYEDRDQYKERSYYRETKEKFEDRNVEFGKGRESPAKKSKFSGMDRSSEQGIDGMDPASAVDGKLSSSSKQGQGPNSELALEQGVKDSDIDAAKVAAMKAAELVNRNLIGTGIMTADQKKKLLWGNKKTTTDTEESTHRWDTSLFGDRERQEKFKKLMSLRLPWYIWPIVGCERRREDREQTSHPRRREAKGAPDGFGEAIYCWTSPKRWPYSWTRALRFCLNHLCTFTRPAVVVLCYFALLELHVLRLIKLCILKSPVFCELWIVLVNNLPS